Proteins from a genomic interval of Chionomys nivalis chromosome 7, mChiNiv1.1, whole genome shotgun sequence:
- the Tlcd2 gene encoding TLC domain-containing protein 2, whose amino-acid sequence MASWELLVVGASFAAFRGLHWGLQLLPTPETARDLWMWRNIFVSLMHSLLSGAGALVGLWLYPQMVIDPIHGHPSWAVVLVAVSVGYFLADGVDMLWNQNLAQAWDLLCHHLVVVSCLSTAVLSGHFVGFAVVSLLLELNSICLHLRKLLLLSHKASSLAFRVSSWATLTTLALFRLLPLGWMSLWLFRQRYRVSLALVILGGTGLVFVGSMSISLGIRIVIRDVLQSRPHPFISVHKETKTYDRETVTRNNSTLSLKN is encoded by the exons ATGGCATCCTGGGAACTCCTTGTGGTTGGTGCCTCCTTCGCGGCATTTCGGGGGCTGCACTGGGGACTGCAGCTGCTGCCCACCCCGGAAACTGCTCGAGACCTTTGGATGTGGCGGAACATTTTCGTTTCGCTGATGCACAGCCTTCTCTCTGGAGCAGGGGCGCTGGTCGG GCTATGGCTGTATCCTCAGATGGTCATCGACCCGATTCATGGCCACCCATCGTGGGCAGTGGTCCTAGTAGCAGTGTCAGTGG GTTATTTCCTGGCGGATGGAGTTGACATGCTGTGGAATCAGAACTTGGCCCAGGCCTGGGACCTTCTCTGTCACCATTTGGTG GTAGTGAGCTGCCTCAGCACTGCGGTTCTGTCTGGCCACTTTGTGGGCTTCGCTGTGGTGTCTCTACTTCTGGAGCTGAACTCCATCTGTTTGCATCTGCGGAAACTTCTGCTGCTTTCCCATAAGGCCTCATCCTTGGCCTTCAGAGTAAGCAGCTGGGCCACCCTGACCACGCTGGCCCTCTTCCGCCTTCTACCTCTAGGATGGATGAGTCTGTGGTTGTTTCGGCAGCGCTACCGGGTGTCTCTTGCTCTGGTCATCCTTGGTGGAACTGGGCTGGTCTTTGTGGGATCCATGAGCATCTCATTGGGTATCCGCATTGTGATCAGGGATGTCTTGCAGTCTCGACCCCACCCATTTATCTCTGTGCACAAGGAGACCAAGACATATGACAGAGAGACAGTCACCAGGAACAATTCCACTCTCAGTCTGAAAAACTAG